In Deinococcus misasensis DSM 22328, one DNA window encodes the following:
- a CDS encoding sugar ABC transporter ATP-binding protein: MTHPEPMLDMQDISKRFGNFYALKGVQLQAYPGEVLALMGENGAGKSTLMKILAGVYQSDSGSIKVEGKVTHIKNPVQARKEGINLIYQELSIGIHLNVAENVFMGSQPTNSLGFVDFRRMHQETQKVLDKLGARFTPDTPASELSIAEQQLVEIARALIHKSKVLIMDEPTAALSDRETEKLFALIRQLKSEGIAIIYISHRMPEVYALADRVSVIRDGTYVGTLMRSEIDPDRIVRMMVGRDITDFYTRQKQHQHGEVVMKVENLSAKGVLKPCSFEVKAGEILGLAGVVGAGRTELARLIFGADPKSSGEIYLQGKKLRIRSPQDAIQAGIGYLPEDRKAQGLFLQMSALENISMNVMHQNSRLGLLNHAALEKLTRDAISNMNLKVKNSSDLAVDLSGGNQQKLLLARWLEIKPKVLILDEPTRGVDVGAKSEIYRLIGELAAQGVAVICISSELPEVMGLSDRVIVMREREIAGEVVGAQIEQDSIMRLATGAETVAAAI; the protein is encoded by the coding sequence ATGACACACCCTGAACCCATGCTGGACATGCAAGACATCTCCAAACGCTTCGGCAACTTCTACGCCCTGAAAGGGGTTCAGTTGCAGGCCTATCCCGGTGAAGTGCTGGCCCTGATGGGCGAGAACGGTGCCGGAAAATCCACCCTCATGAAAATCCTTGCAGGGGTGTACCAGAGCGACTCGGGCAGCATCAAAGTGGAAGGCAAAGTCACCCACATCAAAAACCCGGTGCAGGCCCGCAAAGAAGGCATCAACCTGATTTATCAGGAGCTCAGCATCGGGATTCACCTGAATGTCGCCGAGAATGTGTTCATGGGTTCACAGCCCACCAACAGCCTTGGTTTTGTGGATTTCCGCCGCATGCATCAGGAAACCCAGAAGGTGCTGGACAAGCTCGGGGCCAGGTTCACCCCGGACACGCCGGCCAGTGAACTGTCCATTGCAGAGCAACAACTGGTGGAAATTGCACGTGCCCTCATCCACAAGAGCAAAGTGCTGATCATGGACGAACCCACCGCTGCACTCAGCGACCGGGAAACCGAAAAACTGTTTGCCCTGATCCGCCAGCTCAAATCCGAAGGCATCGCCATCATTTACATCTCCCACCGCATGCCCGAGGTGTACGCCCTTGCAGACCGGGTCAGCGTGATCCGCGACGGAACTTACGTGGGAACCCTGATGCGCAGCGAAATCGACCCAGACCGCATTGTGCGCATGATGGTGGGCCGCGACATCACCGACTTCTACACCCGCCAAAAGCAACACCAGCATGGCGAGGTGGTCATGAAAGTCGAGAACCTTTCGGCCAAAGGGGTGCTGAAACCCTGCTCCTTTGAAGTCAAAGCCGGAGAAATCCTCGGGCTGGCTGGCGTGGTGGGGGCCGGACGCACCGAACTGGCCCGCCTGATCTTCGGGGCCGATCCCAAATCCTCTGGAGAGATTTACCTGCAAGGCAAAAAGCTGCGCATCCGTTCTCCACAAGACGCCATTCAGGCCGGAATCGGCTACCTGCCAGAGGACCGCAAAGCACAGGGGTTGTTCTTGCAGATGTCGGCTCTGGAAAACATCAGCATGAATGTGATGCACCAGAACAGCCGTCTGGGCCTCCTGAACCACGCTGCACTGGAAAAACTGACCCGCGATGCCATCAGCAACATGAACCTCAAGGTCAAAAATTCCAGCGATCTGGCGGTGGACCTCTCGGGGGGCAACCAGCAAAAACTCCTGCTGGCCCGCTGGCTGGAAATCAAACCCAAAGTGCTGATTCTGGATGAGCCCACCAGAGGCGTAGACGTGGGTGCCAAGAGCGAAATTTACCGCTTGATCGGTGAATTGGCCGCTCAGGGCGTGGCCGTGATCTGCATCTCCAGCGAACTTCCCGAGGTGATGGGCCTCTCAGACCGGGTCATCGTCATGCGAGAACGTGAAATTGCCGGTGAGGTGGTCGGGGCACAAATCGAGCAGGACAGCATCATGCGACTGGCCACAGGTGCCGAAACAGTGGCCGCTGCGATCTGA
- a CDS encoding diaminopropionate ammonia-lyase, with product MSGSDVHFQSNPGWFEPRDTRSVLAFHQKLPGYQPTPLRSVPLVAERLGVQQVWVKDEQNRLGLPAYKILGAAWATVQELQARFGPFQDWASLSELSSQLSEHLPLTLVAATDGNHGRAVARMARWLGLQAHILVPEDMAAARQEAILSEGATLQQVSGSYDVAVEEAALLAGPQHIVISDTSWDSYTRVPAWVVEGYSTIFAEVSAQLADLQEPEPDVVSVQMGVGSLAAAVVQHYRQQGFQTRVVGTEPLSAACVLRSLQAGTPTEVPGPHPSIMAGLNCGNISPLAWPLLQKGLSVTVGLTDDWTRQAMRLLARDGVVSGESGAAGLAGLLCLKDQHPALWEQVQGQRILLINTEGATDPEGYARVLQDQR from the coding sequence GTGAGCGGGTCCGATGTCCACTTCCAGAGCAATCCCGGTTGGTTTGAACCCAGAGACACCCGATCTGTGCTGGCTTTTCACCAGAAATTGCCGGGATACCAGCCCACCCCACTCAGATCAGTCCCTCTGGTGGCTGAAAGGCTCGGGGTCCAGCAGGTGTGGGTGAAAGACGAACAGAACCGTCTGGGCCTTCCTGCCTACAAGATCCTCGGGGCAGCGTGGGCAACGGTGCAGGAGTTGCAAGCCCGATTTGGTCCTTTTCAGGACTGGGCCAGCTTATCAGAGCTTTCCAGCCAGCTTTCTGAACACCTGCCCCTCACATTGGTCGCTGCCACCGATGGAAACCATGGCCGCGCCGTGGCCCGAATGGCCCGCTGGCTCGGGCTTCAGGCGCACATTCTGGTTCCAGAGGACATGGCAGCAGCCCGGCAGGAAGCCATCCTGTCTGAAGGAGCCACCTTGCAACAGGTCTCGGGTTCCTATGATGTGGCGGTGGAGGAGGCTGCGTTGCTGGCCGGACCCCAGCACATCGTGATCAGCGACACCAGTTGGGACAGCTACACCCGCGTTCCAGCATGGGTGGTGGAGGGGTACAGCACCATTTTTGCAGAGGTTTCTGCTCAACTCGCTGACCTGCAAGAACCCGAGCCAGACGTGGTGTCGGTTCAGATGGGGGTGGGCTCTCTGGCGGCTGCGGTGGTGCAACATTACCGACAGCAGGGCTTTCAAACCCGAGTGGTGGGCACAGAACCCCTTTCCGCTGCATGCGTGTTGCGTTCTTTGCAAGCAGGCACCCCCACAGAGGTTCCCGGTCCCCATCCGTCCATCATGGCGGGCCTCAACTGTGGAAACATTTCCCCTCTGGCGTGGCCGTTGCTGCAAAAAGGGCTCAGTGTGACTGTGGGCCTGACAGACGATTGGACCCGTCAGGCCATGCGTTTGCTCGCCCGAGATGGGGTGGTCTCAGGCGAAAGTGGAGCAGCTGGATTGGCTGGTCTCTTGTGCTTGAAAGATCAACATCCAGCCCTCTGGGAACAGGTGCAGGGTCAGCGGATCTTGCTGATCAACACCGAAGGGGCCACCGACCCTGAAGGTTACGCCCGAGTTTTGCAGGATCAGCGCTGA
- a CDS encoding LacI family DNA-binding transcriptional regulator, protein MATIEDVAREAGVSPSTVSRALSRPDMVSQETRDRILAIAHQLGYQAIQQARQARQQASTSIALLVTDLENPFFATLAKGVQAVADQHGCNVLLYNTEEDEIKEDRYLKLALQQKIQGLLIVPTRGTASRLKELDDLPTVELDCASGYAGVGQVLAENVRGTVLATDHLIQLGHKRIGFIGGHPEVSSTRERLEGYNQAMALAGLVRDPRWVDYGYGLESGAEEVTRKLMSLPPQDRPTALFVSNADMMIGTLTALRSLGLQVAQDVSLVGFDDPPWAKVMQPPLTVVAQSPFEMGRVACGILMQNVQREFVLPPLNIRLPTHLIVRGSTARPR, encoded by the coding sequence ATGGCAACGATTGAAGATGTGGCAAGAGAAGCCGGGGTGTCCCCCAGTACAGTGTCCAGAGCGCTGAGCCGTCCGGACATGGTGTCTCAGGAAACCCGAGACCGCATCCTTGCGATTGCCCACCAGCTTGGCTATCAGGCCATTCAGCAAGCCAGACAGGCCAGACAGCAGGCATCCACCTCGATTGCCCTGCTGGTCACCGATCTGGAAAACCCTTTTTTTGCAACGCTGGCCAAAGGGGTGCAGGCGGTTGCCGACCAGCACGGCTGCAATGTGCTGCTGTACAACACCGAAGAAGACGAGATCAAAGAAGACCGTTACCTGAAACTGGCTTTGCAACAAAAAATTCAGGGACTCCTGATCGTGCCCACTCGGGGTACAGCTTCCCGTCTGAAAGAACTGGATGACCTGCCCACCGTGGAACTGGACTGCGCTTCAGGATACGCCGGAGTGGGTCAGGTCCTTGCGGAAAACGTGCGTGGCACGGTGCTGGCCACCGACCACTTGATCCAGTTGGGCCACAAACGCATCGGCTTCATCGGAGGACACCCCGAGGTGTCCAGCACCCGCGAGCGGCTGGAAGGCTACAACCAGGCGATGGCTCTGGCCGGTCTGGTGCGCGATCCCCGCTGGGTCGACTATGGTTACGGGCTGGAATCTGGCGCAGAGGAAGTGACCCGCAAATTGATGTCTTTGCCTCCTCAAGACCGTCCCACCGCACTTTTTGTCAGCAACGCAGACATGATGATCGGCACCCTGACCGCCTTGCGCTCACTGGGGTTGCAAGTCGCGCAGGACGTGTCTCTGGTGGGCTTTGATGATCCACCTTGGGCCAAAGTGATGCAGCCTCCCCTGACGGTGGTCGCCCAGTCGCCTTTTGAGATGGGAAGGGTGGCATGCGGCATCTTGATGCAGAACGTCCAGAGGGAATTTGTGCTTCCCCCTCTGAACATCCGTTTGCCCACCCACCTGATTGTGCGTGGATCAACCGCCAGACCGCGCTGA
- a CDS encoding sugar ABC transporter ATP-binding protein, whose amino-acid sequence MSTNPPPLLEMRAISKQFSGVTALQQVHLCLYPGEVLALMGENGAGKSTLMKVLVGAYQPTEGQIFMDGKPVHMKNPSAARSMGVHLIYQEPNLAEQMRVYENIFMGAEKTRFGLLSREEMRRITRGVLQQLGASFGPDTVVETLSRAEGQLVEIARALAFKPRVLVLDEPTAALSEHETQRLFETIHKLREQGIGIVYITHRMAEVYTLADRISVLRNGQLVGTLQHRRPQENTSSMDPRRASINAERLINMMLGQALNEFQKPASLPIHRKTVLELRGVTDGQKIKPLSMVLRAGEIVALTGLVGSGRTELARLLAGISPIKQGKLWLEEALLSLRSPRDAVQAGIVYAPEDRVNHGLFSNMTVAENISAGVLEKHSRLGFLNTPGIGKEVKDALSQMNLRLSSVRQPASSLSGGNQQKLLLARYLALKPKVLILDEPTSGIDVAARAELYRTLSALAQQGVSILFITSELAEVARIADRVLVLRDGELMGEIDPLRGEVISQEHIMEFATGLVKFTPEDWKKRHPL is encoded by the coding sequence ATGTCCACAAACCCGCCGCCGCTCCTTGAAATGCGTGCGATCAGCAAACAATTTTCCGGGGTCACGGCTCTGCAACAAGTTCACCTGTGCCTGTACCCCGGTGAAGTGCTGGCCCTGATGGGCGAAAACGGTGCCGGAAAATCCACCCTCATGAAAGTGCTGGTGGGGGCCTACCAGCCCACCGAAGGCCAGATTTTCATGGATGGCAAACCTGTCCACATGAAAAACCCTTCTGCTGCACGCAGCATGGGCGTTCACCTGATCTATCAGGAACCCAACCTTGCCGAGCAGATGCGGGTCTACGAAAACATCTTCATGGGCGCAGAAAAAACCCGCTTTGGCCTGCTCAGCCGTGAAGAGATGCGGCGCATCACCAGAGGGGTCTTGCAACAACTCGGGGCCAGCTTTGGACCGGACACGGTGGTGGAAACCCTCTCCAGAGCAGAAGGCCAACTGGTGGAAATTGCCCGGGCTCTGGCTTTCAAGCCCCGCGTGCTGGTGCTGGACGAGCCCACCGCAGCCCTCAGTGAACACGAAACCCAGAGACTCTTCGAAACCATCCACAAGTTGCGCGAACAGGGCATCGGCATCGTGTACATCACCCACCGCATGGCGGAGGTTTACACCCTCGCAGACCGCATCAGTGTGCTCAGGAACGGTCAACTGGTGGGTACCCTGCAACACCGCAGACCCCAAGAAAACACGTCCAGCATGGATCCCAGACGGGCCAGCATCAACGCTGAGCGCCTGATCAACATGATGCTCGGGCAGGCCCTCAATGAATTTCAGAAACCCGCTTCTCTGCCCATCCACCGCAAAACCGTGTTGGAACTGCGTGGCGTGACAGACGGCCAGAAAATCAAGCCCCTTTCGATGGTGTTGCGGGCCGGAGAGATTGTGGCCCTGACTGGACTGGTGGGCTCTGGGCGCACCGAACTGGCACGTCTTCTGGCCGGAATTTCCCCCATCAAACAGGGAAAACTCTGGTTGGAGGAGGCCCTTTTAAGCCTCCGTTCTCCCAGAGACGCCGTGCAGGCAGGCATTGTGTACGCTCCGGAAGATCGGGTGAACCACGGCCTGTTCTCCAACATGACTGTCGCTGAAAACATCTCTGCCGGGGTGCTGGAAAAGCATTCCAGACTGGGTTTTCTGAACACACCCGGCATTGGCAAAGAGGTGAAAGACGCCCTCAGCCAGATGAATTTGCGGCTTTCCAGCGTTCGGCAACCGGCCTCCAGTCTGTCCGGTGGCAACCAGCAAAAACTGCTGCTGGCACGCTATCTGGCCCTCAAACCCAAGGTGCTGATTCTGGATGAGCCCACCTCTGGCATCGATGTGGCCGCCAGAGCCGAACTGTACCGCACCCTCTCCGCTCTGGCCCAGCAAGGGGTGAGCATCCTGTTCATCACCTCCGAGTTGGCAGAGGTGGCCCGCATTGCAGACCGCGTGCTGGTGCTGCGTGACGGGGAACTGATGGGGGAAATCGATCCTTTGCGTGGCGAGGTGATCAGTCAGGAGCACATCATGGAATTTGCCACCGGACTGGTCAAATTCACCCCCGAGGACTGGAAGAAACGGCATCCCCTGTGA
- a CDS encoding response regulator: MRKVVLLVEDNEDDEILTLRAFRKSRLANEVVVVRDGEEALDYLHARGEHQNRNPEEVPDLILLDLKLPKVGGLEVLEDIRKNPITMHIPVVVLTSSKHEEDLLASYALGANSYVRKPVDFERFMEATLQLGMYWLVLNETPPKQ; encoded by the coding sequence ATGCGAAAAGTGGTGCTGCTGGTTGAAGACAACGAAGACGATGAAATCCTCACCCTCAGGGCGTTCAGAAAAAGCCGACTGGCCAACGAGGTGGTGGTGGTGCGCGATGGTGAAGAAGCCCTCGACTACCTCCATGCCCGAGGTGAGCACCAGAACCGCAACCCCGAAGAAGTGCCAGACCTGATTTTGCTGGACCTCAAACTGCCCAAAGTGGGTGGCCTGGAAGTCCTTGAGGACATCCGCAAAAACCCAATCACCATGCACATTCCCGTGGTGGTGCTGACCAGCAGCAAACACGAAGAAGACCTGTTGGCCAGTTATGCACTTGGGGCCAACAGTTACGTGCGCAAACCTGTGGATTTTGAACGCTTCATGGAAGCCACCCTGCAACTCGGGATGTACTGGTTGGTGCTCAACGAGACCCCTCCCAAGCAGTGA
- a CDS encoding ATP-binding response regulator — protein MSSMSSNESHPTRILIVEDSPTDTDILKRHLKRWSPSELHITSVSYGKEGLQAFSNDPAPELVFLDLDLPDMTGLDFLNAFPEHHKPPAVIILTGSGDENSAVKAMKAGALDYLVKGNLSVQTLQKTIQNATDKHRLQKELHLTRRQLESLIQQSPIGMALLDRDLTVRQANQVFIAATGYPDVQSAHLSLHDLSNDLMQGLCQLGKQVVETQKSIKAELETRNMFWKVQIYPAAFDQGRVQWVGLSLEDISERKHAEKRLSHLHATQKRFVADAAHELRNPLTTIQGNLDILVRHQSIPEADRQDIISDVQREANRLGRLVNDMLTLARGDSGAIVQEEPVELHTLLLDSWQDFVRSRKSHRFQLQSVEPAWVLGDHDRLKQLLLILLDNAVKYTPSGGTITLGLKNTPDGVHWVVQDSGIGISEADLKRVFERFFRSDPSRQSTGDPGGTGLGLSIAQWIVEQHHGVIHLDSTIGKGTTVTVMLPSHPPVDFKD, from the coding sequence ATGTCCTCAATGTCCTCAAATGAATCCCATCCCACCCGCATCTTGATCGTTGAGGACAGTCCCACCGACACCGACATCCTGAAACGACACCTCAAACGCTGGAGCCCCTCTGAATTGCACATCACCTCTGTGTCTTATGGGAAGGAAGGCTTGCAGGCCTTTTCAAACGATCCGGCACCCGAATTGGTGTTTCTGGATCTGGATTTGCCCGACATGACCGGACTGGACTTCCTCAATGCTTTTCCAGAGCACCACAAACCGCCTGCGGTGATCATCCTGACCGGCAGTGGCGATGAGAACTCTGCTGTGAAAGCCATGAAAGCCGGGGCTCTGGATTATCTGGTCAAAGGCAACCTGTCGGTGCAAACCCTGCAGAAAACCATTCAGAATGCCACCGACAAGCACCGTCTGCAGAAAGAACTGCACCTGACCCGCAGGCAATTGGAGTCCCTGATCCAGCAGTCCCCGATTGGAATGGCCCTGCTGGATCGGGACTTGACCGTCAGGCAGGCCAATCAGGTGTTCATTGCTGCCACGGGGTATCCCGATGTGCAATCGGCCCACCTGAGTTTGCATGACCTTTCAAACGACCTGATGCAGGGTCTGTGCCAACTGGGCAAGCAGGTGGTGGAAACCCAGAAAAGCATCAAAGCCGAGCTGGAAACCCGCAACATGTTCTGGAAAGTGCAGATTTACCCGGCCGCTTTTGATCAGGGAAGGGTGCAATGGGTGGGCCTGTCGCTGGAAGACATCAGCGAACGCAAGCACGCAGAGAAACGCCTTTCACACCTGCATGCCACCCAGAAACGCTTTGTGGCAGATGCCGCCCACGAACTGCGCAACCCCCTCACCACCATTCAGGGCAACCTCGACATTCTGGTGCGCCACCAGAGCATCCCTGAGGCAGACCGTCAGGACATCATCTCCGATGTGCAACGCGAAGCCAACCGCCTCGGACGTCTGGTGAACGACATGCTGACCCTTGCCCGTGGAGACAGTGGAGCCATCGTGCAGGAGGAGCCGGTCGAGCTTCACACTTTGCTGCTGGACAGCTGGCAGGATTTTGTGCGCAGCCGCAAATCCCACCGTTTCCAGTTGCAAAGCGTCGAGCCTGCATGGGTGCTGGGCGACCATGACCGCCTCAAACAACTGCTCCTGATCCTGCTGGACAATGCGGTGAAATACACCCCCTCTGGTGGAACCATCACCCTTGGACTGAAAAACACCCCTGACGGGGTGCATTGGGTGGTGCAGGATTCCGGCATCGGGATCAGTGAAGCAGACCTGAAACGGGTGTTTGAGCGGTTCTTCCGCTCCGATCCTTCGCGCCAGAGCACCGGGGATCCCGGCGGAACCGGCCTCGGGCTGTCCATTGCCCAGTGGATTGTGGAGCAACACCACGGGGTGATCCATCTGGACAGCACCATTGGCAAGGGAACCACCGTGACTGTGATGTTGCCTTCCCATCCGCCTGTGGACTTTAAAGATTGA
- a CDS encoding sugar ABC transporter substrate-binding protein, with the protein MNLKRALTLTLLCSVSSAFAASQPIIGLITKTETNPFFVKMKEGAQKEAKARGAKLLTAAGKADGDNAGQVTALENMVAAGAKTILITPSDAKAILPAIEKARKQGVMVIALDSPTDPQDGVDALFATDNYKAGQLIGQYAKAAFGNKAVKIATLDLFPGHPVGIARHDGFLDGFGITDKADKRIVCMQDSYGDQAKGQTAMENCLQKDPEINLVYTINEPAAAGAYQALKAIGREKDVMIVSIDGGCTGVKNVQAGIIAATAQQYPLKMASLGVQAGVNYAKTGKKVSGYTDTGVTLITDKKMKGVTSKDTKFGLANCWGTK; encoded by the coding sequence ATGAACCTGAAACGTGCCCTGACCCTGACCCTGCTCTGCTCTGTGAGCTCTGCTTTCGCCGCCAGCCAGCCCATCATCGGCCTGATCACCAAAACCGAGACCAACCCCTTCTTCGTGAAAATGAAAGAAGGCGCACAGAAGGAAGCCAAAGCCAGAGGGGCCAAACTGCTCACCGCAGCAGGCAAAGCCGACGGGGACAACGCAGGTCAGGTGACCGCTCTGGAAAACATGGTCGCTGCCGGAGCCAAAACCATCCTCATCACCCCCAGTGATGCCAAAGCCATCCTGCCCGCCATTGAAAAAGCCCGCAAACAAGGCGTGATGGTGATCGCTCTGGACAGCCCCACCGATCCTCAGGACGGCGTGGACGCCCTGTTCGCCACCGACAACTACAAAGCTGGACAACTGATCGGCCAGTACGCCAAAGCCGCTTTCGGCAACAAAGCTGTGAAGATCGCCACCCTTGACCTGTTCCCCGGTCACCCCGTGGGCATTGCCCGTCACGATGGCTTCCTGGACGGCTTCGGCATCACCGACAAAGCAGACAAGCGCATCGTGTGCATGCAGGACTCCTACGGGGATCAGGCCAAAGGTCAGACCGCCATGGAAAACTGCCTCCAGAAAGACCCCGAGATCAACCTCGTTTACACCATCAACGAACCTGCTGCTGCCGGAGCTTACCAGGCCCTCAAAGCCATTGGCCGTGAAAAAGACGTGATGATCGTCTCCATCGACGGTGGATGCACCGGCGTGAAAAACGTGCAGGCGGGCATCATCGCTGCCACCGCCCAGCAGTACCCCCTGAAGATGGCCTCTCTGGGCGTGCAAGCTGGCGTGAACTACGCCAAGACTGGCAAAAAAGTCTCCGGTTACACCGACACCGGCGTCACCCTGATCACCGACAAGAAAATGAAAGGTGTGACCAGCAAAGACACCAAGTTCGGCCTTGCCAACTGCTGGGGCACCAAGTAA
- a CDS encoding ABC transporter permease: MKRIKSMNLLGPIVALLLACIFFSTQSDRFLSGQNFSLILQQVMVVGVMAIGQTLVILTAGIDLSCGMVMALGTIVMTKFAVELGVPPVLAIMCGMFVSTAFGMLNGFLVTRIKLPPFIVTLGTYNIAFAITQIYSNSQTVTGLPAALTFFGNTFNIGGTVITYGTVLMVVMYVLIWIFLTETAPGRQIYAVGNNPEAARLTGIPTNRVLLMVYTFAGFLYSIAGLLLVSRTGVGDPNAGQTDNLDTITAVVLGGTSLFGGRGLIFGTLLGALIVGVFRNGLTLTGVPSVYQILITGVLVILAVAADQLTRKKG; this comes from the coding sequence ATGAAACGCATCAAAAGCATGAACCTGCTCGGGCCGATTGTGGCCCTTTTGCTGGCTTGCATCTTCTTCTCTACACAGTCTGACCGCTTCCTCAGTGGTCAGAACTTTTCGTTGATCCTCCAGCAGGTGATGGTGGTGGGCGTGATGGCCATCGGCCAGACGCTGGTGATCCTCACCGCCGGGATTGACCTGTCCTGCGGCATGGTGATGGCGCTCGGCACCATCGTGATGACCAAGTTTGCTGTGGAACTCGGGGTTCCCCCCGTGCTGGCCATCATGTGCGGGATGTTCGTGTCCACGGCATTCGGCATGCTCAACGGCTTTCTGGTCACCCGCATCAAACTGCCCCCTTTCATTGTGACTCTGGGCACCTACAACATCGCTTTTGCCATCACCCAGATTTACTCCAACTCCCAGACCGTGACCGGACTGCCTGCTGCCCTGACCTTCTTTGGCAACACCTTCAACATTGGCGGCACCGTGATCACTTACGGCACCGTTCTGATGGTCGTGATGTACGTCCTGATCTGGATTTTCCTGACCGAAACCGCCCCCGGACGCCAGATTTACGCCGTCGGCAACAACCCCGAGGCTGCCCGTCTGACCGGCATCCCCACCAACCGTGTGCTGCTGATGGTCTACACCTTCGCTGGTTTCCTGTACAGCATCGCTGGTTTGCTGCTGGTGTCCCGGACAGGTGTGGGCGATCCCAATGCAGGACAGACCGACAACCTTGACACCATCACTGCGGTGGTGCTGGGTGGAACGAGCCTCTTCGGCGGACGTGGTCTGATCTTCGGCACCCTGCTTGGGGCTTTGATCGTTGGTGTGTTCAGAAACGGCCTGACCCTGACCGGAGTGCCCTCGGTGTACCAGATCCTGATCACTGGTGTGCTGGTGATTCTGGCTGTGGCAGCAGACCAACTCACCCGCAAGAAAGGCTGA
- a CDS encoding Na/Pi cotransporter family protein produces the protein MFLLLTGLALFLFGVSLAGNSLQALLGKGMRRALARVTRSTFGAALVGTGVTAVAQSGTMITLLTVEFVNAGILKLRQALVVALAAGIGGTLTVQLLALNLDNIQYPLIAASLLFSSKRFLGGHVGQALLGFGLLFLGLDLLMDSLEPLKNNPLARQIIDLLADHPLTLTLFGVFLAAVLLQSSNATATLGLAFLSGGLITEIQSLALIVGANIGTTVSAVTASLKSNVDSKRAAIGHFVLKVLIGALVVVFAVQVTGWIKLLSENPVRFVANAHTLFNVAVLLLVVPFLTPIVRALEHFIPTPPDPHAPKYLTGKTDTRTPELVYGMAYREVVHIAERVEDLYGTAIMRLQGKDTFEMVEAGEKHIDRLVNTVVITLGKLTPRYDDEKLSALLLAVNELEAIADLCKRLVRQPRKLEKHGRKFSTEGEKELLESASELQEHITVCVTSLGQRKNLVQDENAFEDKLIEQRLSHLHRLSEKSESRESSSIHLDIMTVLEQIHSGFNRVARLSEEV, from the coding sequence ATGTTTTTGTTGTTGACTGGACTGGCATTGTTTTTGTTTGGGGTCTCTCTGGCAGGCAACAGTTTGCAAGCCCTGCTGGGAAAAGGCATGCGCCGTGCGTTGGCCAGAGTGACCCGTTCCACATTTGGGGCTGCTCTGGTGGGAACCGGGGTGACCGCAGTGGCCCAATCAGGCACCATGATCACCTTGCTGACCGTTGAATTTGTCAATGCAGGCATTCTGAAACTCCGTCAGGCGCTGGTGGTGGCCCTTGCTGCTGGCATTGGAGGGACCCTCACGGTGCAGTTGCTGGCCCTGAACCTCGACAACATCCAGTACCCCCTGATTGCTGCCAGTTTGCTTTTCAGCAGCAAACGCTTTCTGGGTGGACACGTCGGGCAGGCCCTGTTGGGATTTGGGTTGCTTTTTCTGGGTCTGGATTTGTTGATGGATTCTCTGGAACCCCTCAAAAACAACCCTCTGGCCCGTCAGATCATTGACCTGCTGGCAGACCATCCCCTGACGCTCACCCTGTTTGGGGTGTTTCTGGCTGCGGTGTTGCTCCAGAGCAGCAATGCCACCGCCACGCTGGGTCTGGCTTTCCTGAGTGGGGGTCTGATCACCGAAATCCAGAGCCTTGCCCTGATTGTGGGTGCCAACATCGGAACCACCGTTTCTGCAGTGACGGCCAGCCTGAAAAGCAATGTGGACTCCAAAAGGGCGGCCATCGGGCATTTCGTTTTGAAAGTCCTGATTGGGGCTCTGGTGGTGGTTTTTGCTGTGCAGGTCACCGGTTGGATCAAGCTGCTCTCTGAAAATCCGGTGCGGTTTGTGGCCAATGCCCACACCCTGTTCAATGTGGCAGTGCTGTTGCTGGTGGTTCCCTTCCTCACCCCGATTGTGCGGGCTCTGGAGCACTTCATTCCCACCCCGCCCGATCCCCACGCCCCCAAATACCTGACAGGAAAGACCGACACCCGCACCCCAGAACTGGTGTATGGCATGGCTTACCGTGAAGTGGTCCACATCGCTGAACGTGTGGAGGACCTGTATGGAACGGCGATCATGCGTTTGCAAGGCAAGGACACCTTCGAAATGGTGGAAGCCGGAGAAAAACACATTGACCGTCTGGTGAACACCGTGGTGATCACCCTCGGGAAACTGACCCCCCGTTATGACGATGAAAAACTTTCCGCGTTGTTGCTGGCGGTCAATGAACTGGAGGCCATTGCAGACCTTTGCAAACGTCTGGTGCGCCAACCCCGCAAACTGGAGAAACATGGACGCAAATTCTCCACCGAAGGGGAAAAAGAACTGCTGGAAAGCGCCAGCGAACTGCAAGAGCACATCACGGTGTGTGTGACTTCTCTGGGGCAACGCAAAAACCTTGTGCAGGATGAAAACGCCTTCGAAGATAAACTCATTGAGCAGCGCCTTTCCCACTTGCACCGGCTTTCCGAGAAAAGCGAATCCAGAGAATCCAGCAGCATCCACCTGGACATCATGACGGTGCTGGAACAGATCCACTCGGGGTTCAATCGGGTGGCCCGGCTTTCCGAAGAGGTCTGA